From the Amycolatopsis thermoflava N1165 genome, one window contains:
- the thiC gene encoding phosphomethylpyrimidine synthase ThiC has product MTTLENGKNVAPTVTTGPITGSRKVYHHTENGLKVPARRIELSNGDHFDVYDTSGPYTDPDVAIDVHSGLAPLRAEWIANREHNTQLGFAKAGVITREMEFIAARERVTPEFVRDEVAAGRAVIPVNRNHPESEPAIIGKNFLVKVNANMGNSAVWSSVEEEVDKMVWATRWGADTIMDLSTGKRIHETREWIMRNSPVPVGTVPIYQALEKVDGDPAKLSWEVYRDTVIEQCEQGVDYMTVHAGVLLRYIPLTANRVTGIVSRGGSIMAAWCLAHHKESFLYTHFEELCEILRAYDVTFSLGDGLRPGSIADANDRAQFAELETLGELTHIARAHDVQVMIEGPGHVPMHKIKENVELEERLCGEAPFYTLGPLTTDIAPAYDHITSAIGAAQIGWYGTAMLCYVTPKEHLGLPNRDDVKAGVIAYKIAAHAADLAKGHQYAQDWDDELSKARFEFRWTDQFNLSLDPDTARSFHDETLPAEPAKTAHFCSMCGPKFCSMRITQDVRKYAEEHGLSTVDAIEAGMQEKSAEFAENGKQVYLPVVQP; this is encoded by the coding sequence GTGACGACGCTGGAAAACGGCAAGAACGTCGCGCCGACCGTGACCACCGGGCCGATCACCGGGTCCCGGAAGGTCTACCACCACACCGAAAACGGGCTGAAGGTCCCGGCCCGCCGCATCGAACTCAGCAACGGCGACCACTTCGACGTCTACGACACCTCCGGCCCGTACACCGACCCCGACGTCGCGATCGACGTCCACAGTGGACTTGCGCCGCTGCGCGCCGAGTGGATCGCGAACCGGGAGCACAACACGCAGCTGGGCTTCGCGAAGGCCGGCGTGATCACCCGCGAGATGGAGTTCATCGCCGCGCGCGAGCGGGTCACGCCCGAGTTCGTGCGCGACGAGGTGGCCGCGGGCCGCGCGGTCATCCCCGTCAACCGCAACCACCCGGAGAGCGAGCCCGCGATCATCGGGAAGAACTTCCTGGTGAAGGTCAACGCGAACATGGGCAACTCGGCCGTGTGGTCGTCGGTCGAGGAGGAGGTCGACAAGATGGTGTGGGCGACCCGCTGGGGCGCCGACACGATCATGGACCTGTCCACCGGCAAGCGCATCCACGAAACCCGCGAGTGGATCATGCGGAACTCGCCCGTCCCGGTCGGCACCGTGCCGATCTACCAGGCGCTGGAGAAGGTCGACGGCGATCCGGCGAAGCTGTCCTGGGAGGTCTACCGGGACACCGTGATCGAGCAGTGCGAGCAGGGCGTGGACTACATGACCGTGCACGCCGGCGTGCTGCTGCGCTACATCCCGCTGACGGCGAACCGGGTCACCGGCATCGTCTCCCGCGGCGGTTCGATCATGGCCGCGTGGTGCCTGGCGCACCACAAGGAGTCGTTCCTCTACACGCACTTCGAGGAACTCTGCGAGATCCTGCGCGCCTACGACGTGACGTTCTCGCTCGGCGACGGCCTGCGCCCCGGCTCGATCGCGGACGCCAACGACCGCGCCCAGTTCGCGGAGCTGGAGACGCTCGGCGAGCTCACGCACATCGCGCGCGCCCACGACGTCCAGGTGATGATCGAGGGCCCCGGCCACGTGCCGATGCACAAGATCAAGGAGAACGTGGAGCTGGAGGAACGGCTCTGCGGCGAGGCTCCGTTCTACACCCTCGGTCCACTCACGACGGACATCGCGCCGGCCTACGACCACATCACCTCGGCCATCGGCGCGGCGCAGATCGGCTGGTACGGCACGGCGATGCTGTGCTACGTCACGCCGAAGGAGCACCTCGGCCTGCCCAACCGGGACGACGTGAAGGCCGGCGTGATCGCCTACAAGATCGCCGCGCACGCCGCGGACCTCGCCAAGGGCCACCAGTACGCCCAGGACTGGGACGACGAGCTGTCCAAGGCGCGTTTCGAGTTCCGGTGGACCGACCAGTTCAACCTCTCGCTCGACCCGGACACCGCGCGCTCGTTCCACGACGAAACGCTGCCGGCCGAGCCCGCCAAGACGGCGCACTTCTGCTCGATGTGCGGGCCGAAGTTCTGCTCCATGCGGATCACGCAGGACGTCCGCAAGTACGCCGAGGAGCACGGGCTGTCCACTGTGGATGCTATCGAGGCCGGGATGCAGGAGAAGTCGGCCGAGTTCGCCGAGAACGGCAAGCAGGTCTACCTCCCGGTGGTCCAGCCGTAA
- a CDS encoding alpha/beta fold hydrolase, whose protein sequence is MTTYLLVHGAWHTGECWTRVTPLLEAAGHRVLAPTLTGYGDTAHLAGPEVGLDTHVADVTGLIREEDLTDVVLVGHSYAGLVISSVANELPDRIARLVYLDAMVPEDGESAADVLPVTQGLIDLALASESGWRVPPMPELPPPAGLFGVTDPDDVAWLRTMLSDQPVRCLQQPVRLDNPATRAIPRTHIHCTVKPEGFSRRPVPAVQPNGTPAEVWELPTGHDCMITMPVELSELLLKLA, encoded by the coding sequence ATGACGACCTACCTGCTGGTGCACGGCGCGTGGCACACCGGGGAGTGCTGGACGCGGGTGACGCCGTTGCTGGAGGCGGCCGGGCACCGCGTGCTCGCGCCGACGCTGACCGGCTACGGCGACACGGCGCACCTGGCCGGCCCCGAGGTCGGCCTCGACACGCACGTCGCGGACGTGACCGGGCTGATCCGCGAGGAGGACCTCACCGACGTGGTGCTCGTCGGGCACAGCTACGCCGGGCTGGTGATCTCGTCGGTGGCGAACGAGCTGCCGGACCGGATCGCGCGGCTGGTGTACCTGGACGCGATGGTCCCGGAGGACGGCGAATCCGCGGCGGACGTCCTGCCCGTCACCCAGGGGCTGATCGATCTGGCGCTGGCCTCCGAAAGTGGCTGGCGCGTTCCGCCGATGCCCGAGCTGCCCCCGCCGGCCGGCCTGTTCGGCGTCACCGATCCCGACGACGTCGCCTGGTTGCGCACGATGCTGTCCGACCAGCCGGTGCGCTGCCTGCAGCAACCGGTGCGACTGGACAACCCGGCGACGCGAGCGATCCCGCGGACGCACATCCACTGCACCGTCAAACCCGAGGGCTTCTCCCGCCGCCCCGTGCCCGCCGTGCAGCCCAACGGAACGCCCGCGGAGGTTTGGGAACTGCCCACGGGCCACGACTGCATGATCACGATGCCGGTGGAGCTGAGCGAGCTGCTGCTGAAGCTCGCCTGA
- a CDS encoding LytR C-terminal domain-containing protein, giving the protein MNFLQGLSRPLRLAGVVLIGVALVAVVIGGITALNGDGDNGQTAAPSPTATDGTTAPTETTGASPTEPAPSSPVPPASETPPPGQPTDTATPGAPGGTATQPGGTTGAPGAGDGGVPADQTAAKWVPVRVYNNSTIHGLAARAADELRANGWNVVEVGNYPQGIIPTTTVYFTPGTDEETAARSLAIAFGMKVEPRFAGIQDASPGVIVIVTNDYKGSQVKGS; this is encoded by the coding sequence ATGAACTTTCTGCAGGGCCTGTCCCGCCCGCTGCGCCTGGCCGGTGTGGTGCTGATCGGGGTCGCTCTCGTGGCGGTCGTGATCGGTGGCATCACCGCGCTGAACGGCGACGGGGACAACGGCCAGACCGCGGCGCCGAGCCCGACGGCCACGGACGGGACGACCGCGCCGACCGAGACCACGGGCGCGAGCCCCACGGAGCCGGCGCCGTCGAGCCCGGTCCCGCCGGCCTCCGAGACACCGCCGCCCGGGCAGCCGACGGACACCGCGACGCCCGGCGCGCCCGGTGGCACGGCGACCCAGCCGGGCGGCACGACGGGAGCCCCTGGCGCGGGTGACGGCGGGGTGCCAGCCGACCAGACCGCGGCCAAGTGGGTGCCGGTGCGGGTCTACAACAACAGCACCATCCACGGCCTGGCCGCCCGTGCCGCCGACGAGCTGCGCGCGAACGGCTGGAACGTCGTCGAGGTCGGTAACTACCCGCAGGGCATCATCCCGACCACCACGGTGTACTTCACGCCGGGCACGGACGAGGAAACCGCGGCGCGCTCGCTGGCCATCGCGTTCGGCATGAAGGTCGAGCCGCGGTTCGCGGGCATCCAGGACGCGAGCCCCGGTGTCATCGTGATCGTCACCAACGACTACAAGGGCTCGCAGGTCAAGGGTTCCTGA
- a CDS encoding peptide deformylase, with amino-acid sequence MTIHPIRIAGDPVLHNPTREVEKFDDELRTLTDDMFETMYAAEGVGLAANQIGVDLRVFVYDCPDDQGVRHKGLVVNPRLETSEIPETMPDPDDDWEGCLSAPGESYPTGRASWAKVTGFDLDGNPIEVEGTGYFARCLQHETDHLDGYIYLDRLVGRHARDAKRMLKRNKWGVPGLSWLPGSE; translated from the coding sequence GTGACCATCCACCCGATCCGGATCGCCGGTGACCCGGTGCTGCACAACCCCACCCGCGAGGTGGAGAAGTTCGACGACGAGCTGCGCACCCTCACCGACGACATGTTCGAGACCATGTACGCCGCCGAAGGGGTGGGGCTGGCGGCCAACCAGATCGGCGTCGACCTGCGCGTCTTCGTCTACGACTGCCCCGACGACCAGGGTGTGCGGCACAAGGGCCTGGTGGTCAACCCGAGGCTGGAGACCTCCGAGATCCCGGAGACCATGCCCGATCCCGACGACGACTGGGAGGGCTGCCTGTCCGCGCCCGGCGAGTCGTACCCGACGGGGCGGGCGAGCTGGGCCAAGGTCACCGGCTTCGACCTGGACGGCAACCCGATCGAGGTCGAGGGCACCGGGTACTTCGCGCGCTGCCTGCAGCACGAGACCGACCACCTGGACGGCTACATCTACCTGGACCGCCTGGTCGGCCGCCACGCGCGCGACGCGAAGCGCATGCTCAAGCGCAACAAGTGGGGCGTGCCCGGCCTGTCCTGGCTGCCCGGCTCGGAGTGA
- the thiD gene encoding bifunctional hydroxymethylpyrimidine kinase/phosphomethylpyrimidine kinase, with protein sequence MSVTPKTALTIAGSDSGGGAGIQADLRTFFACGVHGMTAITAVTVQNSVGVQGFTEIPPDVVSAQIKAVAGDMGVDAAKTGMLATAEIITAVAKTLDEVHIGRNADVPFVVDPVAASMHGDALLREEALEAIRTELFPRATLVTPNLDEVRLLTGVEVTDRASQRDAARALLALGPMWVLVKGGHLYDDPECVDLLSDGVQFIELSARRIDTPHTHGGGDTLASSITAFLAKGLGVPDAVDEGKRFIERCVAEAYPLGEGVGPVSPFWRLA encoded by the coding sequence ATGAGCGTCACCCCGAAGACCGCGCTGACCATCGCCGGGAGCGATTCCGGCGGCGGGGCGGGGATCCAGGCCGACCTGCGGACGTTCTTCGCCTGCGGGGTGCACGGGATGACCGCGATCACCGCGGTCACCGTGCAGAACTCCGTCGGCGTGCAGGGCTTCACCGAGATCCCGCCGGACGTGGTGTCGGCGCAGATCAAGGCCGTTGCCGGGGACATGGGCGTGGACGCGGCCAAGACCGGCATGCTGGCGACGGCGGAGATCATCACCGCCGTCGCCAAGACGCTCGACGAGGTCCACATCGGACGCAACGCGGACGTGCCGTTCGTGGTGGACCCGGTGGCGGCGTCGATGCACGGGGACGCCCTGCTGCGCGAGGAGGCGCTGGAAGCCATCCGCACGGAGCTGTTCCCGCGCGCGACGCTGGTAACCCCGAACCTGGACGAGGTCCGGCTGCTCACCGGCGTCGAGGTCACCGACAGGGCCAGCCAGCGCGACGCGGCGCGGGCGCTGCTTGCTCTGGGTCCGATGTGGGTGCTGGTCAAGGGCGGGCACCTCTACGACGACCCGGAGTGCGTCGACCTGCTGTCCGACGGCGTGCAGTTCATCGAGCTGTCCGCGCGGCGGATCGACACGCCGCACACGCACGGCGGCGGGGACACGCTGGCCTCGTCGATCACCGCGTTCCTCGCCAAGGGGCTCGGGGTGCCGGACGCGGTGGACGAGGGCAAGCGGTTCATCGAGCGGTGCGTCGCCGAGGCGTACCCGCTAGGCGAGGGCGTCGGGCCGGTGTCCCCGTTCTGGCGGCTCGCTTGA
- a CDS encoding S1C family serine protease, whose translation MDDADALDAYSRSVSTVAAEVTPHVASVRLSRGSGSAVVFADDGHLVTNAHVVGGGTHGTATYSDGTEARFTVVGADPLSDLAVLRASEAPSAARMGDADKLVVGQLVVAIGSPLGLAGSVTAGVVSALGRSLPVQTRSAGRVIENVIQTDAALNPGNSGGALADSAGRVVGVNTAVAGFGLGLAVPINDTTRRIIDTLLVEGRVRRAYLGVVGVPAPLPDEVAEHTGQHAGLRIVEVVRGGPAERAGLRPGDLVLTVGRSRITDAQDIQRQLFAEVIGTRLAITVLRNGAMVDVFATPSELVS comes from the coding sequence GTGGATGACGCCGATGCCCTCGACGCCTATTCACGCTCGGTGAGCACGGTGGCCGCCGAGGTGACGCCGCACGTGGCGAGTGTGCGGCTGTCCCGGGGCAGCGGTTCGGCGGTCGTGTTCGCCGACGACGGGCACCTGGTGACGAACGCGCACGTGGTCGGCGGCGGCACGCACGGCACGGCGACGTACTCGGACGGCACCGAGGCGCGGTTCACGGTGGTCGGCGCGGATCCGTTGTCGGACCTGGCCGTGCTGCGCGCGTCGGAGGCGCCGAGCGCGGCCCGGATGGGCGACGCGGACAAGCTGGTCGTCGGGCAGCTCGTGGTGGCGATCGGCAGCCCGCTCGGGCTCGCCGGTTCGGTGACCGCGGGTGTGGTCAGCGCGCTGGGCCGGTCGCTGCCGGTGCAGACCCGCAGCGCCGGGCGGGTGATCGAGAACGTGATCCAGACCGACGCTGCCCTGAACCCGGGCAACTCGGGCGGCGCGCTGGCGGATTCGGCAGGCCGGGTGGTGGGGGTCAACACCGCGGTCGCCGGGTTCGGACTCGGTCTCGCGGTGCCGATCAACGACACCACCCGGCGGATCATCGACACGCTGCTGGTGGAGGGCCGGGTGCGGCGGGCGTACCTCGGGGTGGTCGGGGTGCCGGCGCCGTTGCCGGACGAGGTCGCCGAGCACACCGGGCAGCACGCCGGGCTGCGGATCGTGGAGGTGGTGCGCGGCGGGCCGGCCGAACGGGCGGGGCTGCGGCCGGGCGACCTGGTGCTGACCGTGGGGCGGTCGCGGATCACGGACGCGCAGGACATCCAGCGGCAGCTGTTCGCCGAGGTGATCGGCACGCGGCTGGCCATCACGGTGCTGAGGAACGGCGCGATGGTCGACGTGTTCGCGACGCCGAGCGAGCTGGTGAGCTAG
- a CDS encoding TetR/AcrR family transcriptional regulator, producing the protein MDDSAPKRADARRNQKALLDAAAAVFVASGVEAPIRDIAAKAGVGTATIYRHFPTRADLIIAVYRHQVEALAEAGPALLAASATPYAALAEWLDRFVDFVITKQGLPAVLQSDDPCYDPLHSYFLERLVPVCTGLLEAAAAEIRGGLDAYELMRGIGGLCAGANSKHPYDARRLVGLLVAGLRRPD; encoded by the coding sequence GTGGACGACAGCGCACCCAAGCGGGCCGACGCGCGGCGCAACCAGAAAGCCCTGCTCGACGCGGCGGCCGCGGTCTTCGTCGCGTCCGGGGTGGAGGCGCCGATCCGCGACATCGCGGCCAAGGCGGGCGTCGGGACCGCCACGATCTACCGCCACTTCCCCACGCGGGCGGACCTGATCATCGCCGTCTACCGGCACCAGGTGGAGGCGCTCGCCGAGGCCGGTCCGGCGCTGCTCGCCGCGAGCGCGACCCCGTACGCAGCCCTCGCGGAGTGGCTCGACCGGTTCGTCGACTTCGTGATCACCAAGCAGGGCCTGCCCGCGGTGCTGCAGTCCGACGACCCCTGCTACGACCCCCTGCACTCCTACTTCCTGGAGCGGCTCGTCCCGGTCTGCACGGGACTACTCGAAGCCGCGGCGGCCGAGATCCGCGGCGGCCTCGACGCCTACGAGCTGATGCGCGGCATCGGCGGCCTGTGCGCGGGCGCGAACAGCAAGCACCCCTACGACGCACGCCGCCTGGTCGGCCTGCTCGTCGCCGGGCTGCGCCGGCCGGACTGA
- a CDS encoding thiazole synthase, whose protein sequence is MFDGDQLVIGEHKLGSRLIIGTGGAANLSVLERALVASGTELTTVALRRADAEGGSGVLDLLRRLGIRLLPNTAGCRSAAEAVLTARLAREALETDLIKLEVHADDRTLLPDPVETLDAAEQLVADGFTVFAYTNDDPVLALRLEEAGCAAVMPLGAPIGTGLGIRNPHNIELIVARAGVPIILDAGIGTASDAALAMELGCDAVLLSTAVTRAQDPERMAYAMRSAVVAGRLARQAGRIPQRFWAHASSPPR, encoded by the coding sequence ATGTTCGACGGCGACCAGCTCGTGATCGGCGAGCACAAGCTCGGCTCACGGCTGATCATCGGAACGGGCGGCGCGGCGAACCTGTCGGTGCTGGAACGGGCGCTCGTCGCGTCCGGCACCGAGCTGACGACGGTCGCGCTTCGCCGCGCGGACGCCGAGGGCGGCTCCGGCGTGCTGGACCTGCTGCGCCGCCTCGGCATCCGGCTCCTGCCGAACACCGCGGGCTGCCGCAGCGCCGCGGAGGCCGTGCTGACCGCGCGTCTGGCCCGCGAGGCGCTGGAGACCGACCTGATCAAGCTCGAGGTGCACGCCGACGACCGGACGCTGCTGCCCGACCCGGTGGAAACACTCGACGCGGCCGAGCAGCTCGTCGCCGACGGCTTCACCGTGTTCGCCTACACCAACGACGACCCGGTGCTCGCGCTGCGGCTGGAGGAGGCCGGCTGTGCCGCGGTGATGCCGCTGGGCGCGCCGATCGGCACCGGGCTGGGCATCCGCAACCCGCACAACATCGAGCTGATCGTGGCCCGCGCGGGCGTGCCGATCATCCTCGACGCGGGTATCGGCACGGCGTCCGACGCGGCGCTGGCGATGGAGCTGGGGTGCGACGCGGTGCTGCTGTCCACGGCGGTCACCAGGGCACAGGACCCCGAACGGATGGCGTACGCGATGCGCTCGGCGGTGGTCGCCGGGCGGCTGGCGCGGCAGGCGGGCCGGATCCCGCAGCGGTTCTGGGCGCACGCGTCCAGCCCGCCGCGCTGA
- a CDS encoding MarR family winged helix-turn-helix transcriptional regulator: MVESTEDVAGRLFLAVGRLSRSLRQAGTPGPGHGSISALSTLVAFGPMRLGDLAAKEGVAAATMSRIVASLVDAGWASREPDPIDRRAWLATATQQGERMLLDLRSTRVHELQKRIDRLSPEHQAALGQALPALEALLAGDES, encoded by the coding sequence GTGGTTGAGTCAACCGAGGATGTCGCTGGGCGGTTGTTCCTCGCCGTCGGCCGGCTGTCCCGGTCCCTGCGGCAGGCAGGCACACCAGGGCCCGGCCACGGCTCCATTTCCGCGCTGTCGACGCTGGTCGCCTTCGGGCCGATGCGGCTCGGCGACCTGGCGGCGAAGGAGGGCGTGGCGGCCGCGACGATGTCGCGGATTGTCGCCTCGCTGGTCGACGCGGGCTGGGCGAGCCGCGAGCCGGATCCCATCGACCGGCGCGCCTGGCTGGCGACGGCCACACAGCAGGGCGAGCGGATGCTGCTCGACCTGCGGTCCACGCGCGTGCACGAACTGCAGAAGCGGATCGACCGCCTGTCGCCGGAGCACCAGGCCGCGCTGGGGCAGGCGCTGCCGGCGCTGGAAGCACTGCTGGCCGGCGACGAGAGCTGA
- a CDS encoding DUF3263 domain-containing protein — MDAAESMAGGDRPSPEPTGDEGGLTPRELKVLAFERQWWRYAGAKEQAVREEFGLSPTRYYQLLNQLLDKEEAMRADPMLVKRLRKMRTARQRKRVARRLGIEAL, encoded by the coding sequence ATGGACGCCGCGGAGTCGATGGCCGGAGGCGACCGGCCGTCGCCCGAGCCCACCGGCGACGAGGGCGGGCTCACGCCCCGTGAGCTCAAGGTGCTGGCGTTCGAACGCCAGTGGTGGCGCTACGCGGGGGCCAAGGAACAGGCCGTCCGCGAAGAGTTCGGCCTCTCGCCCACCCGGTACTACCAGCTGCTCAACCAGCTCCTCGACAAAGAGGAAGCGATGCGCGCCGACCCGATGCTGGTGAAGCGGCTGCGCAAGATGCGCACCGCGCGGCAGCGCAAGCGGGTCGCCCGGCGACTGGGGATCGAGGCGCTATGA
- a CDS encoding MFS transporter, which yields MRTTAALIALGACLFVVVTAETLVIGLLPALSADLRVPVPSAGLLVAGYALTVTIGGPLVTAATLRVPRKAALLGLVAVFAAGNALAASATGFGVLLAARVVTALTHSTFFAIALVLAASMVHPSKRGWAIAFVSTGLNLATVLGAPLGTLVGEAYGWRTSFWLLAVVALAAMAAVALLVPATRTAEPPRLGPELRALVTRPVLVLLAVTLVAETGFFVAYTYLSPILGRVFPPGGVVVLLMVFGAGALCGNLAGGRLADRWPWASLRVLIAVLAAALVLFAVIASVRAGAVVGVFALGAVAFALVPGLQTRVVVAAAGAPTLAVAVYTSIFNLGISAGAWLGGRALSAGVALGALPLLGAVGVLGGLAVSALHRGGGLQSGRRSPATSRPTRRRAS from the coding sequence ATGCGAACCACGGCCGCGCTGATCGCGCTCGGCGCCTGTCTCTTCGTGGTCGTCACGGCGGAGACGCTCGTGATCGGACTGCTCCCCGCGTTGTCGGCCGACCTGCGGGTGCCGGTGCCCTCGGCAGGCCTGCTCGTGGCCGGGTACGCGCTGACGGTGACCATCGGCGGTCCGCTCGTGACGGCCGCGACCCTGCGGGTCCCGCGCAAGGCGGCGCTGCTGGGGCTGGTCGCGGTGTTCGCGGCGGGCAATGCGCTCGCGGCGAGTGCGACCGGGTTCGGCGTGCTGCTGGCCGCGCGGGTGGTCACCGCGCTGACGCACAGCACGTTCTTCGCGATCGCGCTCGTGCTGGCCGCGTCGATGGTCCACCCGTCGAAGCGCGGGTGGGCCATCGCCTTCGTGTCGACCGGACTGAACCTCGCGACCGTCCTCGGCGCGCCACTGGGCACCCTCGTGGGCGAGGCGTACGGGTGGCGGACGTCGTTCTGGCTGCTGGCGGTCGTGGCGCTGGCCGCGATGGCGGCGGTCGCGCTGCTGGTGCCGGCCACCCGGACCGCGGAGCCGCCGCGGCTGGGGCCGGAGCTGCGGGCGCTCGTGACACGGCCGGTGCTGGTGCTGCTGGCGGTGACGCTGGTGGCGGAGACCGGGTTCTTCGTGGCCTACACCTACCTGTCGCCGATCCTCGGCCGGGTCTTCCCGCCCGGCGGGGTGGTCGTGCTGCTCATGGTGTTCGGCGCGGGCGCGCTGTGCGGGAATCTGGCCGGTGGGCGGCTCGCGGACCGGTGGCCGTGGGCTTCGCTGCGGGTGCTCATCGCGGTGCTGGCGGCGGCGCTGGTCCTCTTCGCGGTGATCGCTTCGGTGCGAGCCGGGGCGGTGGTGGGCGTGTTCGCGCTGGGCGCGGTGGCGTTCGCGCTGGTCCCCGGGCTGCAGACGCGGGTGGTGGTGGCCGCCGCCGGAGCGCCGACACTCGCGGTCGCGGTCTACACGTCGATCTTCAACCTGGGCATCAGCGCGGGCGCGTGGCTGGGCGGGCGCGCGTTGTCGGCCGGCGTCGCGCTGGGCGCGCTGCCGTTGCTGGGCGCGGTCGGCGTGCTTGGCGGGCTGGCGGTGTCGGCCCTCCACCGCGGCGGAGGCCTTCAGTCCGGCCGGCGCAGCCCGGCGACGAGCAGGCCGACCAGGCGGCGTGCGTCGTAG
- the thiD gene encoding bifunctional hydroxymethylpyrimidine kinase/phosphomethylpyrimidine kinase, protein MSQNASPPAALTIAGSDSGGAAGLQADLRTFLTCGVHGLVAVTAVTVQNTLGVHDRSDIPARIVAGQIEAVAADMGMQAAKTGMLASAEIIEAVAEACDRAEIGRDSKVPFVVDPVAASMHGHPLFDAAGLAALRDLLLPRAAVITPNLDEVRLLTGIEVTDRAGMHDAAVALKELGPKYVLVKSGHLTSDPECVDLLYDGRTFVELPGPRFSTPHTHGAGDAMASALTAGLARGMPVPEAARFGKWFVSNAVANSYPMGAKVGPVSAFWRLAPEDR, encoded by the coding sequence ATGAGCCAGAACGCGAGTCCGCCTGCCGCCCTGACCATCGCCGGATCCGACTCCGGTGGTGCCGCGGGGTTGCAGGCGGACCTGCGCACGTTCCTGACCTGCGGGGTGCACGGCCTGGTCGCGGTCACGGCGGTGACCGTGCAGAACACGCTCGGCGTGCACGACCGGTCCGACATCCCGGCGCGGATCGTGGCCGGGCAGATCGAGGCGGTCGCCGCGGACATGGGCATGCAGGCGGCGAAGACCGGGATGCTGGCCTCCGCCGAGATCATCGAGGCGGTCGCGGAGGCGTGCGACCGGGCGGAGATCGGGCGGGACTCGAAGGTGCCGTTCGTGGTCGACCCGGTGGCCGCGTCGATGCACGGGCACCCGCTGTTCGACGCGGCCGGGTTGGCCGCGCTGCGGGACCTGCTGCTGCCGCGGGCCGCGGTGATCACGCCCAACCTGGACGAGGTGCGCCTGCTGACCGGGATCGAGGTGACCGACCGCGCGGGCATGCACGACGCGGCGGTGGCGCTGAAGGAGCTCGGGCCGAAGTACGTGCTGGTGAAGAGCGGGCACCTGACCAGTGACCCGGAGTGCGTGGACCTGCTCTACGACGGCCGCACGTTCGTCGAACTGCCCGGGCCGCGGTTCTCCACGCCGCATACGCACGGCGCGGGGGACGCGATGGCGTCGGCGCTGACGGCGGGCCTCGCGCGGGGCATGCCGGTGCCGGAGGCCGCGCGGTTCGGGAAGTGGTTCGTCAGCAACGCGGTCGCGAACTCCTACCCGATGGGCGCGAAGGTCGGTCCGGTGTCCGCCTTCTGGCGGCTGGCGCCGGAGGATCGCTGA